A single window of Vibrio campbellii CAIM 519 = NBRC 15631 = ATCC 25920 DNA harbors:
- a CDS encoding putative 2-aminoethylphosphonate ABC transporter ATP-binding protein yields MSTNQHYLNIENVVKQFGQFTALKKISLAIEKGEFVCFLGPSGCGKTTLLRAIAGLDLPTSGAIFQNGQETTFLPPEKRDFGIVFQSYALFPNLTVQENIAVGLKNQGMSTKEALEKVDYWLETIGLPTSGEKFPNQLSGGQQQRVALARALALSPGLLLLDEPLSALDAKVRVHLRDEICKLQRKLGITTIMVTHDQDEALSMADRIVVMNHGVIEQVGTPQEIYQQPATRFVAEFVGSMNFIETSVATDSQVRIAETLMSAPSLTNRKIQRGDRFDLAVRPESIKFVENYTNSLPVRVTATEFLGAFFRIDCVLQNDSSTKTIVVDVPVETVQKLNIKAGDVRYIQFAEEGLHGYAVPSVDKALAA; encoded by the coding sequence ATGTCAACTAACCAACATTACCTAAATATCGAAAATGTAGTGAAGCAATTCGGACAGTTCACTGCATTAAAGAAAATCTCGCTAGCGATTGAAAAGGGCGAGTTTGTTTGTTTTCTTGGTCCTTCTGGCTGCGGTAAAACCACTCTATTACGTGCCATTGCAGGCTTAGACTTGCCAACGTCTGGTGCGATTTTTCAAAACGGTCAAGAGACCACATTCCTACCACCAGAGAAGCGCGATTTCGGTATCGTATTCCAATCTTACGCGCTGTTTCCGAACCTAACTGTACAAGAGAACATTGCAGTGGGTTTGAAGAACCAAGGAATGTCGACCAAAGAAGCGTTAGAGAAGGTGGATTACTGGCTAGAAACCATTGGTCTTCCAACCTCTGGCGAGAAATTCCCTAACCAACTTTCTGGTGGTCAGCAGCAGCGTGTGGCACTTGCTCGCGCATTGGCGTTGTCTCCGGGTCTACTGCTACTTGATGAGCCGCTGTCAGCGCTGGATGCAAAAGTACGTGTTCACTTACGTGACGAGATTTGTAAGCTGCAACGTAAGCTTGGCATCACCACCATCATGGTTACGCACGATCAGGACGAAGCGCTGTCGATGGCGGATCGTATCGTGGTAATGAACCATGGTGTGATTGAGCAAGTCGGCACACCTCAAGAGATCTACCAACAACCAGCCACGCGCTTTGTCGCTGAGTTTGTCGGCAGCATGAACTTTATTGAAACCTCAGTCGCAACGGACTCCCAAGTACGGATTGCCGAAACCCTGATGTCAGCGCCAAGCTTGACCAATCGAAAGATCCAACGTGGTGACCGCTTCGACCTTGCGGTGCGCCCTGAAAGCATCAAGTTCGTTGAAAACTACACCAACTCTTTACCTGTGCGAGTTACCGCAACCGAGTTTCTGGGGGCGTTTTTCCGCATTGATTGCGTATTGCAAAACGACAGCTCAACGAAAACCATCGTCGTGGATGTTCCTGTGGAAACGGTTCAAAAACTCAATATCAAGGCGGGCGATGTACGTTACATCCAGTTTGCTGAAGAAGGGCTGCATGGTTACGCCGTGCCCTCGGTTGATAAAGCGCTAGCAGCGTAG
- a CDS encoding putative 2-aminoethylphosphonate ABC transporter substrate-binding protein yields MMKNRLMKGSLAALVSLLATNAMAAQEVTVYTAFETDILAKYKSAFEKDNPDIKIKWVRDSTGIMTAKLLAEKNNPQAEVVWGLAGSSMALLKDEGLLKPYTPKGLEELHASLNDPQSNQAWFGNDAFFNAVCFNEAVAKQLNLPKPTSWEDLTKPVYKGHIAMPNPASSGTGYMQVSAWLQNMGEDQAWNYMRDLDKNIAHYTHSGSKPCVQAGMGEVAIGISMASRGAKLKTQGAPLAVITPKGIGWESEAVGLVKESDAAKRVVDWSISKAANELYVEMYPVVAHKEVKATVSNFPNVQENMAKMDFAQMGSKRAEILAAWSEKFDAKSEPKS; encoded by the coding sequence ATGATGAAAAACCGTTTGATGAAAGGATCGCTGGCTGCACTTGTCTCTCTGCTAGCTACGAATGCAATGGCAGCACAGGAAGTCACGGTTTACACCGCTTTCGAAACTGACATTCTTGCGAAATACAAGTCTGCGTTTGAGAAAGATAACCCAGATATCAAGATTAAGTGGGTTCGCGATTCAACCGGTATCATGACGGCGAAATTGCTGGCAGAAAAGAACAACCCTCAAGCGGAAGTGGTTTGGGGTCTGGCTGGCTCGTCAATGGCACTGCTTAAAGATGAAGGTCTTCTTAAGCCTTACACACCAAAAGGTTTGGAAGAGCTGCACGCGAGCCTAAACGACCCTCAATCAAACCAAGCTTGGTTTGGTAACGATGCCTTCTTTAACGCAGTTTGTTTCAACGAAGCGGTAGCGAAACAACTTAACCTGCCGAAACCAACGTCTTGGGAAGACCTAACGAAGCCAGTTTACAAAGGCCACATTGCAATGCCTAATCCAGCGTCTTCAGGCACTGGCTATATGCAGGTTTCTGCTTGGCTACAAAACATGGGTGAAGATCAGGCATGGAACTACATGCGTGACTTAGACAAGAACATTGCACACTACACCCACTCTGGCTCTAAACCATGTGTTCAAGCTGGCATGGGTGAAGTGGCTATCGGAATTTCGATGGCAAGCCGCGGCGCGAAGTTGAAAACGCAAGGCGCACCACTAGCGGTTATCACACCAAAAGGCATCGGCTGGGAATCAGAAGCCGTTGGCCTAGTAAAAGAATCGGATGCAGCGAAGCGCGTTGTCGACTGGTCAATCTCTAAAGCAGCAAACGAGCTTTACGTAGAAATGTACCCAGTGGTTGCACATAAAGAAGTGAAAGCGACCGTGTCTAACTTCCCGAATGTTCAAGAGAACATGGCGAAGATGGACTTCGCGCAAATGGGTAGCAAGCGTGCAGAGATCCTAGCGGCTTGGTCTGAGAAGTTTGACGCGAAATCAGAGCCAAAGTCTTAA
- the phnR gene encoding phosphonate utilization transcriptional regulator PhnR, with protein sequence MQYVKIKDSIVEQIEAGMLSPRQKLPAERKLAESFDTTRVTLREALSLLEAEGRIYREDRRGWFISPEPLRYDPTQTLNFPNMAKVQNRVPKTELVAAKGTLANKQAARLLDLQPFSDVYRVDRVRYLEDRPVVFVTNYIRPELFPNLLDYDLSNSLTDIYRDHYGVTYQKIRYRISTSTLLGEMAQALRATAGTPAMVVERINYNQHGELIDCDIEYWRHDAISIESLAELNR encoded by the coding sequence GTGCAATACGTAAAAATTAAAGATTCGATTGTTGAACAGATTGAAGCGGGTATGCTATCGCCGCGTCAAAAACTGCCAGCAGAGCGTAAGTTGGCGGAGTCGTTCGATACTACACGCGTCACTCTGCGTGAAGCTTTATCGTTGCTGGAAGCAGAAGGTCGAATCTACCGCGAAGATCGCCGAGGCTGGTTTATCTCACCCGAGCCATTGCGTTACGACCCTACCCAAACGCTGAACTTCCCGAACATGGCGAAAGTGCAAAATCGCGTGCCAAAAACGGAGTTGGTCGCAGCAAAAGGGACGTTGGCAAACAAACAAGCCGCGCGCTTGCTGGACTTGCAACCTTTCTCGGACGTGTATCGAGTCGACCGTGTTCGATATCTTGAAGATAGACCAGTAGTATTCGTAACAAACTACATTCGCCCAGAGCTGTTTCCGAACCTGTTGGACTACGATTTATCAAATTCACTGACGGACATTTATCGCGATCATTATGGCGTGACGTATCAAAAGATTCGCTACCGCATTTCAACCAGCACTTTGTTGGGTGAAATGGCTCAGGCATTGCGCGCGACAGCCGGCACGCCAGCGATGGTGGTTGAGCGCATCAACTACAACCAACACGGCGAGTTGATTGATTGCGATATCGAGTATTGGCGACACGATGCCATCAGCATTGAATCTCTGGCGGAACTCAATCGTTAA
- a CDS encoding putative 2-aminoethylphosphonate ABC transporter permease subunit — MDAKTMTMNSLTTQDKAKSLLGRVSRDTLVLFGLLAGLSTMMVLFILMPLWAMLTKSVQNANGEFVGLANFATYFSSSSLWVSVGNTFTLGVIVTSVVGVLAFGYAYALTRSCMPFKGLFQILGTAPILAPSLLPAISLIFLFGNQGIAKEMLLGNSIYGVIGISMGLIFWTFPHALMILTTSLRTSDARLYEAARALKTSPIKTFFMVTLPAAKYGLISTLIVVFTLVITDFGVPKVIGGSYNVLATDIFKQVVGQQNFAMGAVTSIMLLFPAVMAFGADRWVQKKQKSLFDTRSVPYQPEPNKARDSICLVYCSIISIAVLAVLGMAVYGSLVTFWPWNKALTLNNYNFAEMSTYGWSPFFNSLTLAGWTAVIGTAIIFVGAYCIEKGRAFGPIRQVMQMLSVVPMAVPGMVLGLGYIFYFNDANNPLNVLYGTMAFLVINTVVHYYTVGHMTALTALKQLPSEIEATAASVKLPQYKLFFKVTLPVCLPAILDIATYLFVNALTTTSAVVFLYSTDTIPASVSILNMDDAGQTGAAAAMAVMIMMAAAIAKIVQMTLGNLLENRTQAWRKR, encoded by the coding sequence ATGGATGCGAAGACAATGACGATGAATAGCCTGACCACACAAGACAAAGCAAAATCCCTACTCGGACGTGTCAGCCGCGACACCCTTGTGTTGTTTGGTTTGCTCGCTGGTTTGTCGACCATGATGGTGCTGTTCATCTTAATGCCGCTTTGGGCAATGTTGACCAAGAGTGTGCAAAATGCCAATGGCGAATTTGTTGGATTGGCAAACTTTGCGACGTACTTTTCCTCTTCAAGCTTGTGGGTGTCGGTGGGAAACACCTTCACTTTGGGCGTGATTGTAACCTCGGTGGTGGGTGTACTTGCGTTTGGTTATGCCTACGCGCTGACTCGTTCATGCATGCCGTTTAAAGGTTTGTTCCAAATCTTAGGTACTGCGCCAATCCTTGCGCCTTCGTTGTTGCCGGCGATCAGTTTAATCTTCCTTTTCGGTAATCAAGGCATTGCGAAAGAGATGCTGTTAGGAAACTCGATTTATGGCGTGATTGGTATCTCGATGGGTTTGATCTTCTGGACCTTTCCTCATGCATTGATGATCTTAACCACTTCGCTGCGCACTTCTGATGCTCGCTTGTATGAAGCAGCCCGCGCACTGAAAACTTCACCCATCAAAACCTTCTTTATGGTGACGTTACCTGCGGCGAAATACGGTTTGATCAGTACGCTTATCGTGGTCTTTACGCTGGTTATCACGGACTTTGGTGTGCCGAAAGTGATTGGTGGAAGCTACAACGTCCTGGCGACTGACATCTTCAAGCAAGTTGTGGGACAGCAAAACTTTGCCATGGGTGCGGTGACCAGCATTATGTTGCTATTTCCTGCGGTAATGGCGTTCGGCGCAGACCGCTGGGTACAGAAAAAGCAAAAGAGCTTATTCGACACACGTTCAGTGCCTTATCAGCCTGAACCCAACAAAGCGCGCGACAGCATTTGCTTGGTTTACTGCAGCATCATTTCTATTGCAGTGTTGGCTGTGCTTGGCATGGCGGTGTATGGCTCGTTAGTTACGTTCTGGCCTTGGAACAAAGCGCTGACGCTAAACAACTACAACTTTGCCGAAATGAGCACTTACGGTTGGAGCCCATTCTTCAACTCACTAACACTGGCAGGTTGGACGGCAGTGATCGGTACAGCCATTATCTTTGTCGGTGCTTACTGCATTGAGAAGGGGCGTGCGTTTGGTCCAATTCGTCAGGTGATGCAAATGCTCAGCGTGGTGCCAATGGCGGTTCCGGGTATGGTGCTTGGCTTGGGTTACATCTTTTACTTCAACGATGCGAACAATCCTCTGAACGTGCTTTATGGCACCATGGCATTCTTGGTGATTAACACGGTAGTGCATTACTACACCGTGGGTCACATGACCGCCCTGACAGCGCTAAAGCAGTTGCCATCGGAGATTGAAGCCACGGCGGCATCGGTGAAGCTTCCTCAATACAAGTTGTTCTTTAAAGTGACATTACCTGTGTGTTTACCTGCGATTTTGGACATTGCGACTTACTTGTTTGTTAATGCATTGACCACCACTTCTGCGGTAGTATTCCTTTACTCAACCGATACGATTCCGGCTTCGGTCTCGATTCTGAATATGGACGATGCAGGTCAAACTGGCGCAGCAGCAGCGATGGCTGTGATGATCATGATGGCTGCCGCAATTGCGAAGATTGTTCAGATGACTTTGGGTAATTTGTTAGAGAATCGCACACAAGCTTGGCGCAAAAGATAA